A genomic segment from Oncorhynchus clarkii lewisi isolate Uvic-CL-2024 chromosome 14, UVic_Ocla_1.0, whole genome shotgun sequence encodes:
- the LOC139365926 gene encoding arylsulfatase I-like, with translation MAVSALTGFSVVSLLSLGYLSWDLMSPNQVESESVPNFRDRSPVPHPPHIIFIMTDDQGFNDIGYHGSEIQTPTLDKLAADGVKLENYYIQPICTPSRSQLITGRYQIHTGLQHSIIRPRQPNCLPFDQVTLPQRLQEAGYSTHMVGKWHLGFYKKECLPTRRGFDSYFGSLTGSVDYYTYKSCDGPGMCGFDLHEGETVAWGQGGKYSTHLYTQRVRKILAAHDPQAQPLFIYLSFQAVHTPLQSPREYIYPYRSLGNVARRKYAAMVSAVDEAVRNVTYALRKYGYYQNSVIIFSTDNGGQPFSGGSNWPLRGRKGTYWEGGVRGLGFVHSPLLRRKRRVSKALVHITDWYPTLVGLAGGNASQTEGLDGYDMWGAISEEKESPRLEILHNIDPLYNPARSGSLRSGYGIWNTAIQASIRAGDWKLLTGDPGYGDWTPPQMLPGFPDGWWNLERHLEPQKSVWLFNISGDPYERYDLAEQRPDVVKELLARLVFYNRTSVPVRYPSEDPRGDPDLNDGAWGPWVGDEEEDHWNGVYHKKTKNRKKYKLSKTKSFFRRLNTRIMSNRI, from the exons ATGGCAGTGTCAGCTCTAACCGGATTCTCCGTGGTCAGTTTACTCAGTCTCGGCTACCTGTCGTGGGACTTAATGAGTCCGAACCAGGTAGAGAGCGAGTCAGTTCCGAACTTTCGAGACCGGTCGCCGGTACCGCATCCCCCTCACATCATCTTCATCATGACGGACGACCAGGGTTTCAACGATATCGGTTACCACGGCTCCGAAATCCAGACACCGACGCTGGATAAACTGGCCGCGGATGGAGTGAAGCTGGAGAACTACTACATACAGCCCATATGCACGCCATCTCGCAGTCAGTTGATCACCGGCAG GTACCAGATCCACACTGgcctgcagcactccatcatccGACCCCGTCAGCCCAACTGCCTTCCCTTTGACCAGGTCACCCTTCCCCAGAGACTGCAGGAGGCTGGCTACTCCACCCATATGGTAGGCAAGTGGCACCTGGGCTTTTACAAGAAGGAGTGCCTGCCCACCCGCCGAGGCTTTGACTCCTACTTCGGTTCTTTGACAGGCAGCGTGGATTACTACACCTACAAGTCATGTGATGGCCCAGGGATGTGTGGTTTTGACCTCCACGAGGGGGAGACGGTGGCATGGGGTCAGGGGGGGAAGTACTCCACCCATCTGTACACCCAGAGGGTGAGGAAGATCTTAGCTGCCCACGACCCTCAGGCACAGCCTCTGTTTATATACCTCTCCTTCCAGGCGGTGCACACACCTCTCCAGTCCCCACGGGAATACATCTACCCATACCGCAGCCTGGGCAACGTGGCCAGGAGGAAATATGCAGCCATGGTGTCGGCTGTAGACGAAGCGGTGAGGAATGTGACCTATGCCCTTCGTAAGTATGGCTACTACCAGAACAGTGTCATCATATTCTCCACTGACAACGGAGGCCAGCCCTTCTCCGGGGGTAGCAACTGGCCTCTGAGGGGGCGTAAGGGCACCTACTGGGAGGGGGGCGTGAGGGGGCTGGGCTTCGTCCACAGCCCCCTGCTGAGGCGCAAGAGGAGGGTGAGCAAGGCCCTGGTGCACATCACTGACTGGTACCCCACGCTGGTTGGGTTGGCTGGGGGAAACGCGTCACAGACCGAGGGGCTAGATGGGTATGACATGTGGGGGGCCATCAGTGAGGAGAAGGAGTCCCCCCGACTGGAGATCCTCCATAACATCGACCCTCTCTACAACCCGGCCCGGAGCGGCTCCCTGCGGAGTGGCTATGGCATCTGGAACACAGCCATCCAGGCCTCCATCCGCGCAGGCGACTGGAAGCTCCTGACCGGAGACCCCGGATACGGAGACTGGACCCCGCCCCAGATGCTCCCTGGCTTTCCCGATGGCTGGTGGAACCTGGAACGCCACCTGGAACCTCAGAAGTCAGTATGGCTCTTTAACATCAGTGGAGACCCGTACGAACGCTATGACCTGGCCGAGCAGCGACCAGACGTGGTCAAAGAGCTCCTGGCGCGGTTGGTGTTCTACAACCGGACTTCGGTCCCAGTGCGGTACCCCTCTGAGGACCCCAGGGGCGACCCAGACCTGAACGATGGCGCGTGGGGACCGTGGGTGGGGGACGAGGAGGAGGACCACTGGAACGGGGTTTATCACAAAAAGACCAAGAACCGGAAGAAGTACAAGCTGTCCAAAACCAAATCTTTCTTCAGGAGACTTAACACTAGAATCATGTCCAACCGGATATAG
- the LOC139366172 gene encoding nucleolar protein dao-5-like codes for MSPKKKHGSSDQLTHLIYRHLKENGFQKAAEELRKHVKGGEPEALSTSLLDIYNKWFGDASRSTKTGTEPDSSELKNNRQADPESSTESSSSAEEETTPVKASQTPKPQTSAKASPTKAKTAVQTTLGGKWTVVEEISGTDSSEDSESEETTPQNSPATPKANHVPAAKIKAVSEVTPSTPTKAKLTTTSTPKSGASSNTTDTSSDRKKATTVKTPLTPAPVTPTSKATSTAKTKATPTKAVVVATPSKAKATTTATPTSTASDSSSCSSESSDSDEESPAVKTPTTPKATPAKPVTPISKITSTAKPTTKLKTTAPEASSDSCDSSSEIEEEGPTVKTQTAPVKTQTATPTAKMKATPVKPVVAATPNKTSASKESSDSIDSSSGSNGESPATTTAATPKATPVVQQKATSTAKTKATPTKAVVVATPSKAKATTTATPTSTASDSSSCSSESSDSDEEGPTVKTQTATSTAKMKAPPGTPVKPVVAATPSKTPASKESSDSIALSSDSEEDSPAAEAATTPAKPAKNATPARAATVAPPCKATATAKTITAESSSDSGDSSDSEEQVPSVTTAATPTATTGKQTKPTSTARRKAPPATPLKPVVAATLSKTPASKESSDSIDSSSDSEEESPAPKTAVTTAPPANPAKAATVATPSKPKATATVTAKTTKPGSSSDSSVSATTTAATPKDTPVKQSKPTSTARTKAPPSTPVKPMVAATPSKTPASKESSDSIDSSSDSEEDSPTTTTTSKLQTTPVTPAKQAKLKATSKAKTKATPATPAKPVVAATPSKAQATPTVTPTSTAPESSNDSTDSPSDIPDEAPAKHAEVQLKTPASAKKAQSGGKGNKSASKDLLLLLNSLTSPTASVHSGDSSVEETPAVTATPAVAPATNKGKKVAAKDKKATSSKKAQASAPSAKRKRGEDKPGDTPVKGKKKKPSPETVMAALPLTVLGPSPTGGDDSGSDSDSDLDVEKWKRLALELSDTNIAKMDAITALNAPPAPASAAKKTRAPTKPRAKAASKTPKPKAGAAVERSSAAEKVKTTAEKEDGNGKTKTSAKAKSSQAKKEAHPTPSVKDKQPPTMPATPTPNEKPSARKRKRKNRNNETKADDNSPQPQKKKRETGEEKTDENKNETVEEKEPGKEKKRTTKENGAKKKGTKKKQEEIRKENETKMELEKDKKKKTNENCVDTEPPPPSTTVTPDSPTEKKKIKKLKLSKTAVSEMPATPAQDSIPVQHPPAPTETPPKKKNKSSKSK; via the exons ATGTCTCCAAAGAAGAAGCATGGGTCAAGTGATCAATTGACCCATTTGATCTATCGACATTTGAAGGAAAACGGCTTCCAGAAAGCTGCAGAAGAACTCAGAAAGCATGTGAAG GGCGGAGAACCAGAAGCCTTGTCAACTTCACTACTGGACATCTACAATAAATGGTTTGGAGA TGCTTCCAGGAGTACAAAGACTGGAACAGAACCGGATTCTTCTGAGTTAAAAAATAACCGTCAAGCAGACCCTGAAAGCAGCACAGAGAGCTCGAGTTCAGCAGAGGAAGAAACAACACCTGTTAAAG CCTCCCAGACCCCAAAGCCTCAGACCTCAGCTAAGGCCAGCCCAACTAAGGCCAAGACTGCAGTGCAGACGACTCTTGGAGGGAAgtggacagtagtggaggagaTCTCTGGCACTGACAGCTCAGAGGACTCTGAGAGTGAGGAGACAACGCCACAA AACAGCCCTGCTACGCCCAAAGCCAATCATGTTCCAGCTGCAAAGATCAAGGCCGTGTCAGAGGTCACACCATCGACCCCAACCAAGGCCAAGTTAACAACCACTTCCACGCCTAAATCTGGGGCCTCCAGCAATACCACTGATACGTCATCAGACAGGAAAAAGGCAACAACAGTG AAAACACCCTTGACGCCAGCACCAGTGACGCCAACCAGTAAAGCAACATCAACAGCCAAGACGAAAGCTACTCCAACTAAAGCAGTGGTTGTTGCTACTCCAAGCAAGGCcaaggcaacaacaactgccacaCCTACATCTACAGCATCCGACTCATCCAGTTGCAGCAGTGAATCGTCAGATAGCGATGAGGAGAGTCCCGCGGTG AAAACACCCACAACACCAAAAGCAACACCTGCAAAACCGGTAACACCAATTAGTAAAATAACATCAACGGCCAAGCCAACAACCAAGTTGAAGACTACAGCGCCAGAGGCTTCCAGTGACAGCTGTGATTCATCATCAGAAATTGAAGAGGAAGGTCCAACAGTg AAAACACAGACAGCGCCAGTGAAGACACAGACAGCAACACCAACAGCCAAGATGAAAGCCACCCCAGTTAAACCAGTGGTTGCTGCAACCCCAAATAAGACCTCGGCTAGTAAGGAGTCCAGTGATAGCATTGATTCGTCATCAGGCAGCAACGGGGAGAGTCCAGCAACA ACAACAGCTGCCACTCCGAAAGCTACACCAGTGGTGCAACAGAAAGCAACATCAACAGCCAAGACGAAAGCTACTCCAACTAAAGCAGTGGTTGTTGCTACTCCAAGCAAGGCcaaggcaacaacaactgccacaCCTACATCTACAGCATCCGACTCCTCCAGTTGCAGCAGTGAATCGTCAGATAGCGATGAGGAAGGTCCAACAGTG AAAACACAGACAGCAACATCAACAGCCAAGATGAAAGCCCCTCCGGGTACCCCAGTTAAACCAGTGGTCGCTGCCACTCCAAGCAAGACCCCAGCTAGTAAGGAGTCCAGTGACAGCATTGCTTTGTCATCAGACAGCGAAGAAGACAGTCCAGCAGCG GAAGCAGCCACAACACCGGCGAAACCCGCTAAAAACGCTACCCCGGCTAGAGCAGCGACTGTTGCCCCGCCATGCAAGGCCACGGCAACAGCCAAGACTATAACAGCAGAGTCATCTAGTGACAGCGGTGATTCGTCAGACAGTGAAGAGCAGGTTCCATCGGTG ACAACAGCTGCAACACCGACAGCTACAACGGGGAAGCAAACAAAACCAACATCAACAGCCAGGAGGAAAGCCCCTCCGGCTACCCCACTTAAACCAGTGGTTGCTGCCACTCTAAGCAAAACCCCAGCCAGTAAGGAGTCCAGTGACAGCATTGATTCGTCATCAGACAGCGAAGAAGAGAGTCCGGCACCG AAAACAGCCGTGACAACAGCCCCTCCTGCTAACCCAGCTAAAGCAGCGACCGTTGCCACTCCCAGCAAGCCTAAGGCAACAGCCACTGTCACCGCCAAGACTACAAAACCAGGGTCATCTAGTGACAGCAGTGTTTCAGCAACA ACAACGGCTGCAACACCGAAAGATACACCAGTGAAGCAATCAAAACCAACATCAACAGCAAGGACGAAAGCTCCTCCGAGTACTCCAGTTAAACCAATGGTCGCTGCCACTCCAAGCAAGACCCCAGCTAGTAAGGAGTCCAGTGACAGCATTGATTCGTCATCAGACAGCGAAGAGGACAGTCCAACAACA ACAACAACCTCAAAACTACAAACTACACCAGTGACGCCAGCGAAACAAGCAAAACTGAAAGCAACATCAAAAGCcaagacgaaagccactcctgctACTCCAGCTAAGCCCGTGGTTGCTGCTACCCCAAGCAAGGCCCAGGCAACACCCACTGTCACACCTACAAGTACAGCACCAGAGTCGTCCAATGACAGCACTGACTCACCATCAGACATCCCAGATGAAGCCCCAGCAAAGCATGCTGAGGTTCAACTTAAGACCCCTGCTTCAGCTAAGAAGGCCCAGAGTGGGGGAAAGGGAAATAAATCTGCTTCTAAGGACCTGCTCCTACTGCTGAACAGTCTTACT TCACCCACAGCGAGTGTCCATAGTGGAGACTCCTCCGTTGAGGAAACTCCAGCTGTTACAGCAACACCTGCTG TTGCTCCAGCCACAAATAAAGGAAAGAAGGTGGCTGCAAAAGACAAGAAAGCAACCTCATCGAAGAAAGCACAA GCCTCGGCTCCATCAGCCAAGAGGAAAAGAGGTGAAGACAAACCAGGGGACACACCCGTTAAAGGCAAAAAGAAGAAGCCCTCCCCTGAGACTGTCATGGCTGCCCTGCCTCTGACCGTTCTTGGTCCTTCTCCTACAGGGGGAGACGACTCTGGCTCGGACTCTGACTCCGATCTAGACGTGGAGAAGTGGAAGAGACTGGCACTGGAACTATCAG ACACAAACATCGCCAAAATGGATGCCATCACTGCGCTGAACGCTCCACCTGCTCCTGCCTCAGCAGCGAAGAAAACAAGAGCGCCGACAAAGCCCAGGGCTAAAGCTGCATCGAAGACACCTAAACCCAAGGCTGGCGCTGCAGTGGAAAGGTCTAGTGCTGCTGAAAAAGTCAAGACTACAGCTGAAAAGGAAGATGGGAATGGGAAGACCAAGACATCTGCTAAAGCCAAGTCCAGTCAGGCTAAGAAGGAAGCACATCCCACCCCATCAGtcaaagacaaacagccacccaCCATGCCTGCTACCCCAACACCTAATGAAAAACCGTCagccaggaagaggaagaggaaaaataGGAACAATGAGACTAAAGCAGATGACAATTCACCACAACCTCAAAAGAAGAAAAGGGAAACCGGCGAAGAGAAGACGGATGAAAATAAAAATGAGACTGTAGAAGAGAAGGAACCAGGGAAGGAAAAGAAGAGGACGACTAAGGAGAATGGTGCAAAAAAGAAGGGAACGaagaagaaacaggaggagataAGAAAGGAGAATGAGACTAAGATGGAACTGGAAAAGGATAAGAAGAAGAAAACGAATGAGAACTGTGTTGACACGGAACCACCACCTCCATCCACCACAGTAACACCTGATTCTCCAACAGAGAAGAAAA AGATTAAAAAGCTGAAACTCTCAAAGACTGCAGTGTCTGAGATGCCAGCCACACCTGCCCAAGACTCCATCCCTGTACAGCACCCTCCAGCACCCACAGAGACCCCCCCTAAAAAG AAAAATAAATCATCTAAGAGTAAGTAA